The following nucleotide sequence is from Strigops habroptila isolate Jane chromosome Z, bStrHab1.2.pri, whole genome shotgun sequence.
AGGGACAGTGTGGCTGGGTTATCTGCCTGGAGGCAATGGAAGGGCTGGCACCTGCCTAAGGAGTTCCCAGCTACTTTTCCTGGGAACTGATAATACAGGAGACACTGAAATGGAATAACTTATTACTACTGAATCTGATTCTGCCTCCTGGGCCAGACTACACATCCCATAAATGCACCAGGAGGGTCTTTACCTGCTGTTTGGATGCACGGTGGGTAGCTGTGGGTTTTGGGCTGCCTTCCTTGTGGCaaacaaaggggaatggctctccttctgcagaacagttgcagtgagcaggctgctgcctgcGTGGCTCTTTTCagcctgctgccctgctccctggAGGGAGTGTTCAGCTCCTCTGATGCTCTCTCCCCTCTTTGCTGGCAGAAACGAAACCTCCTCGTGTACTTTGACATGGCCTACCAAGGCTTTGCCAGTGGGGACATCAACAGGGATGCCTGGGCTGTGCGGTACTTCATCGACCAGGGCATCAACGTCCTCATAGCACAGTCCTATGCCAAGAACATGGGGCTGTATGGTGAGTAGGGCAGGTGGCATGGAGATGGCTTCATCTAGGCTGCCTCTGGGGTTTAGCAGCCACTATCTGTCTGCTGCCCATGTTTATCCTGTAGTAGTGACCAGGGCACAGGAGATCacctgctgggagctggtggaGGCCCTGCTGGAGAACAGGGCTCTGCTAAAGCTGTGGCACTTGGATAAGTCCTACGCCAGCCCTGGGTATCCAAGGGCTGAGTCTGGGACCTGATCACCCTCTTTCAGGAGAGCGTGCAGGTGCCTTCTCAGTGATCTGCAGCAATGCAGAGGAAGCCAAGAGGGTTGAGTCACAGCTGAAGATCCTCATTCGTCCTATGTACTCCAACCCACCCCTGAATGGAGCCCGCATCGCCTCCATCATCCTCAACACCCCTGACATACGGAAGGAGTGGTAAGAGGGAACCCCTAATGCTCACATCAGGAAGATGTGAGGTCTCTGtggcagccctgtgctgtgcttaCTCCCTGCTGTTGTCCTGGGCAGCTCTAAGCTTCAGGGATACAATTAGAATCAGGGGTCCAGTCAGAACCATGTGCTGCCCATTACCTCTGGAGACATCACTGCTTGTGTCTTGGCATCAGCTGGGATTGGTCCTGCCTGACATAAACAGGTTTCCCTTGTGTTGCCAAGACAGAAGACACTTAAAAGATGGGATAAAGCTCCCTTAGGAttgagagctgcaggagctgccagtCCAAGGTGTGGAAAGGACTGAGGCATTGTACCCATGTAGTATGTCTCACAAGGGGGAAGTGGAAGCGTAAGCCCCCTGGGAACAAGACCCAGGAATGTAACCCTAATGCCCTAAGCCTGCTTCCTGGCATCATTCCCTTGGTGTCAGTCCCTGTGGGCAGTTGGCCTGGCAAAACAAAGGCTGGCAGTGTGCTGTGGCCTCGCCGGCAGCAGGGTTCCTTTGGCAGGCTGATGCTTGTGCCTGATCCAGGGATAAGCAAAGACATCTCCTAGCTGTGCTGCCTTGGAGCAGGGAATGTCTGCTTGTCTTGGAGGTATCTCTGCGCTCTTTATCTATCTGCAGATGTTATTTTATCTGGGTTTGGGAAGTGCTGCCATCAGGCCTCCTACTGACCTGTAGCTTTCAAAAGTGAGAGATGCCTATACTTTAGTGTCCAGCAGCTATGGAGTAAATAAATAGCAGTCATCTTCGGGtagcaggagaaggaagcagctCCCCAGCTGGAGCTACAGGCTCACAGTCCCTGGTCTTGGCTCATCTGCATCCCTGAATGAGGCCTCTCCAGGTGAAGAGAGCTGATTCCCTGTAGCTGGTCGTGGGGGAGCAGATGGGagcatcccagccctgctctgagcagttCCTGGGTTGGCTTCACAGGCTCACGGAGGTGAAGGGCATGGCTGACCGGATCATTGGCATGCGGACTCAGCTGGTGTCCAACCTCAAGAAAGAGGGATCCTCCCACAACTGGCAGCATATCACTGACCAGATTGGCATGTTCTGCTTCACGGGGCTGAAGCCTGAGCAGGTAAACGCAGTTCCTGTGGGCTCAAGGTGTCGTTTGTAGTCCTTGTCAGTAAGATTTTGCCTATAGACGACAAATTGAGCCTTGGTAAGCAGTTCAGTTCTTCCTCCAGGAGGAATAACCTCCAGGCCTTTGGCGCTGGAATGTCATGGGGACCCAGGTCTTGCTCTGTTCCCTGCTGTGCTTGTGGAGACTGAAAGCAAACGTAGCCTGTTATTTGTCAAAGGAAGCAGTCACTTGGTGCCACTCTGAGGTGACCTTAAAGGTCAGCTCAAGCGAGGTAACTGTCATGGCTGATTATCTGCAGCGTTTATGTGTTGCCCAAGAGCTGAGTAGCATCTCTCCTGGTTAACAGGGCACGATGCTGACTCCACggtagagtcatagaatcacagaatggtttgggttggaagggatcttcaaaggtcatctagtccaacccccctgcaatgagcagggttatcttcaactagatcaggttgcccagaaccacatccagcctggccttgaatgtctccagggatattgcatccaccacctctctgggcaaccatAGTAGCTCCAAGTAGGAGGATGCCATGTCTACTGGCACCCAGGCTGAGCTCAGTTCTGGCAAGCTTTGTGAGTTTGCCCTCTGTTGGCAGAGTGGAGGTTGGCCTGTGGTTTGAGCTGTGCTATTTCACGCCAGGTGGAGCGGCTGATCAAGGAGTTCTCCATCTATATGACGAAGGATGGACGAATCTCTGTGGCAGGAGTTACATCAAGCAACGTAGGGTACCTGGCTCATGCCATCCATCAAGTCACAAAGTAAAGAGAGGTGTGTGCCCTGGAGCTGgtggcttttccttccccaccagTCGaagatggggagggaaaggaaagaagcagaataCTTCCAAGCACAGCACTCGACGCCGCTGCTGAATGTATCTTGTAGATAAGTTGTTGTAGAAGCCTAGTCAAAACCACCCTGCAGTGTGGAGCAGGGACGTCGTTGCTGGCTCCCACTCATCACAGCCGTTCTCCCCTGCTGTCCAtcagccccagcaccctcacaagcTGGAGGAAGCACCAGCTTCACACTGCCATCCTACCGGCAGAGGCACCAGAGGCTCCCTCATGCCCGGTTATccaggaaaaggctttgtgaggcagcaggaggggagatGAGGGGCTGAGTGGAAGGGCTGCTCAGATGCGCTCCTCTGACCTCCTCACAgtctctgctgccagcaggctcCATCCTCCATCCTCCTCCATCCCCCTTCATCCTCCTCACCCAGGGCTGGGCAGCGCCAAAGCTCTGAGAACTGCTCATTACCAAAATGCACTCAGTCGCTATTTTGCTCTTTCCATCTGGGAATCAGGTGTAACTCACAGGGGCATTGGTGTGTGGGCCAGAGCAGCATCCCTCCTCTAAACCTGCCCAGTTCTGACTTCAGTCATGTACCCTGAGGTGAAACACTTTCTCACCCTCTCCTCCTAATAAGAACCTTCTCTGAAAGCCACTGTCAGTCTCTGCCTCTCCCGTCCCCATCCCAACCCCAGCAGccctccctgcagagcagaggccTTTGGTGGGCCCAAAATCCGTGAACCAAGGGGTCCACCTTCATGGTGGGCTGTGGGGTGTCCCTCTCCTCTGCTTGGATTGTCCAAACTGCTGGTGACACCAGAAAATGGGAGGGAAAGATCCTGAGGGAGGTCTGAGAGCTGACAACGTGAAAACCATGCTGTCCTTCTAAGCTGAGTGTCCCTCAGGCCTGGTGCCTGGACTCTTAGGATTTTTAATCCAAATAAACTGGTGCATGGCTGTGTTGAGCTGGGGACTTCATCCTGTCATTGCACAGTGGGATCCTGTCCCTGCCACACATCAGATGTTCCCTCTTGGGGGTGTGCCAGTGCAGAGAATCTGTTCTGGCCAATGAAACACGCATCTTCTGAGGATCCCACACAGAGGGAGGGCAGTTCCCATGTGTGCCCCAAGAGCACAGGGTGGGTGGGCTGTGAGTGCCCCGGGTGGGAGTTGGTGTCACAGAGCTGAAGATGAAGTCCACAGGGTTGCATGTAGGTATTGTGTGAGTTCCCAAAAGCTTTTAGCCTTGTGCTCGGCCACTGGAGCACGATGGAGTTTCTCATTCATCCCGAGGTGGACCTGGGGGGATGAACTCTGAGTCTGCCTGAGATTTCTCTATCCACTAGCACCTTTCCCCTCTGCACCAGGGccttgtggctgccccatccctggcagtgctcaaggaaaggttggatggggcttggagcaacctgctctagtggaaggtgtccctgcccgtggcaggggattggaactggatgagcttttaaggtctcttccaacccaaaccattccttAGAATGACAGCATGATTCAGCAGAGCAGTCCTCATTCCTGCCCAGAGCCGCCGCGTTCTCGGAGCCGGGCCGAGAGGAGCTGCTCCCACATCCCGAGGAGGGCCGGAGCCTCCTGTTTCTCCCCAGTAAGACGGTTTGACGGTGGTTTACACGGCCCCGTGTCGTCTGCTTGCTCCGATTCGTGCAATAAACCGCTTTCCGTGCCGCTGCCGTGGGTGGTGCTGTTCATGTTGATATTGTCCCCGGTGCTGCGGCCTCCCCGCGTTGCACCGAACCCTTCAACCTCACTCATACCTGGAACAGCGCTGCCTCCGCCCGGCCCTGCCGCTGTTTCCCAGTGCGGGCGCAGCCGCAACTCCAACCCCCGGCGTGCCgtgggcggggcggggccggcgctGCGGCGCCGCCGAaccgggagcggggccggcgcgGAGCGGGCGGTGAGCGGGGCTGGGGCGCGGGGGGAAGCGGAGCGGGGGGTGCGGGGAGCCCAGCGACCCGCTGTGGCATTCGGGAGGTGCCCCCAACCGGCCCTGGGACCTGGAGCGGGGCCGACGTGGAGCTGCGGAGCCACCTTCGGAGCGGCGCCGGCTCGCAGGGTCGGGGTGTACCGGGGCCGCCGCGGACCCACCGGCCCGGGGACCCTGCCCTACAGGCCTGCAGGGTTCCCCCACTGCCCCGACGGCTTTGAAGAGGATTCCCGGCACAAGCATGGTGTTTGAGCAGCCTAGAGGCAAAAGGCGGGCTGGTCTGGAAGGGTCTTTGGGGACGttgtttagggaaaaaaagatttcccTCGGTTGCGTAGGTCCCTCCTGCTGGGCTGTGAGGGTCAATCTCCAGCTCGGGGCATTTGGACGAGATCTGGGCTGTCCAACCCCTGAGGGCTGCGGTGCCGGAAACACCAGGTCTTCAGGTCCAAAAGCTCCCAAGACGCCTCATGCTGGTGGCAGCATGGGGTGCGTTGGAAGGGGCCAGCCCTTTTCCCGGTGACATGGTGTTTATGCTGCAGGCCTGGGTTGTCCAGTTCAGCCCAGTCTTGACCTTTATCCAGGAGCACGTGCACTGCGCCTCTTGCAGAGCTTGCAGGAATTGGGGATGGAAATCAGGAAGCGAGAGCCATGACGCTGGGTCTTGTGCCTGCAGGAAGGCAAGTCCTGCTGCgaggctgcagctccctggccCCATGGCCACAGCTCAGTCCCCCTGCCTTCTGATGGCAGCGGTGTCCTCACCCTGCATTTGGGGAATGAGAGGTGAGTTCTGCTGTATCTCTGCTAGCGTGAGGACACCTGCATGCTGTGACACCAAGCTGAGACCCAGGGAACTCATTTCCACTGTGCACCTGATGCTCAGGTTGTCTCTTGTTAACGTACCTTAACACTTATGATgtccttctcctttgcttctAGGAGCAGTGAAGCACCTCATACTGCTGCTGTACCAGCCTGAAAATTTCGCTGCCCTCCCCGCCTGATGGAGCCAGCACTGGCACAGGACCCTCCTCAAGGCATCTGATCAAGCCTGGTGCAGGAGCGCTAGTGGGACGTGGACGGTGGTGTGTGTGCCACTGTGGGAGGGACAATGGCTCAGGGCACCGGGAGCATCAACAGCGGCTACAAGGATTGGGAGTGGAgctccagtgctggggaacgggCCAGGCTCCTGCAGAGCCCCAGCGTGGAGACGGTGCCAAAGAGTGGAGAGAGCCAAGGGAATGGTCTGGGGGCCACGTCAGCTTTGGGAGCTGTCTTCATTGTGGTCAACGCTGCCCTTGGGGCTGGGCTGCTCAACttccctgctgccttcagcaTGGCCGGCGGTGTGGCGGCAGGCATCACGCTGCAGATGGTGAGAGGTGGGGGAGGGGCCATGGGGTGACATGTGGAGCCCCAGAAGGGGCTTGAGCAAGGCCTGGCTCCTGGGAAGAAGAGCTGTTGGGTGATGTGCACCAGAGATGCTCAGTGTGTTCGGGGGTGGTTGCCTAGGGTGGCTTTGGCGACCTTCTCATGCTTTTGCCTCAGTGTCCCCTCCTTGCCTCTTGCCCACTGCAGTGCATGTTGATCTTCATTATCGGAGGCTTGGTCATCCTGGCGTACTGCTCGCAGGCTAGCAACGAGCGCACCTACCAGGAGGTGGTGTGGGCCGTCTGTGGGAGGGTGCCTGGCGTGCTGTGTGAGGTGGCCATCGCCATCTACACCTTCGGCACCTGCATTGCTTTCCTCATCATCATTGGAGACCAGGAGGACAAGAGTAAGTGTGTCCCATGGGGGAACAAACCCAACTACTTGCTGTCTCTTCAGCTGGAAAGGGACAACCTGACTGCTCCGGTTGTCCCCACAGTCATTGCTGCTCTGGTGACGGAGCCTGAGGAAGCTGAGAGCAGCCGCTGGTACATGGACCGCAAGTTCACCATTAGCATCACGgccttcctcctcatcctgcccctctccatccccaaGGAGATTGGCTTCCAAAAGTATGCCAGGTGCGTGGGGAGAGCCCTCTGGGACTGGGGGCAGCTAGCATCCGCCTAAGTACCATCCCAGGGGATGGGCAGTGGCAACGCTGTGGTTCTAGTGCTGTATCTGCCTGCCACAAGCCCCTGAGGGGTTGGAGATCTCCTCCTTCACATTGCTGTGCAtcagtttccccatctgggAAGCATAGAAGCTGCTGAGCACCGTGTGACCATACTGTTGTACTCCGGGCGTTGTGTCCCTCCCTTATGCTtgctggaggaagcagcaggagctgctttcagctgcatTGTGCCCTGTCTTTGGAGGTGGCTATCTGGCAGAAAGCAGAGCCAGTAAGGGTCCCCAGGCTGGGGGTCTGCAGGCCAGCCACTGCCCCACCAAGCATCTTGGTGTAAcctggctgctggagctggactAGGACTACCAAGGAGTGTCACTTCTTTAACACTCACCTCTTTCTCCTGCCCAAAACCCAGCAAGCCCATCTCCTTGCTGCAGGTCTGCTGCTCCCAGTGCAGCGGGGTTGCATCAGCAtctgctctggggacagggGCGACAGTGCCTGGCATATTCCtgtgggaagggagagcagggctggtgctgatGTCAGCGCTGGtgtggctgtgcagggaggaaGATGGCGCTGGAGATGCTGGGAGGAGACTCTccatggagcagggagggagcatgCTGATGGTCTCCTGTCCCCTCTTGCAGCTCCCTAAGCGTGATCGGCACCTGGTATGTCACAGCAGTCATTATCATCAAGTACATCTGGCCCGACAAGGAGCTGGTGCCTGTGGAGATCCCCACCAGGTGAGCACAAGAGACACGATGGTGACGGTGGCCattacagcactgcagagccaggctggggtgCAGGAGCAAGGGCTGCAGAGGCTGGTGACAAATCCTTCACGAGTCCCATCCCTGCGCCTGGGGACACTGCACATTGCTGCCAGAAGCTCCCAAGTGGCTGCACCACTGCGTGCTTCAGAGACGGTGATGGAGAGGGACGAGTCCTCTTGGAGATCCCCAAAGCTCCATCGCAGGTTTTGAGGAGCACAGATTGACTCGTAGCTCCGATATAGCTGGGCCCAGAGTTCCCTGTGCAGTGCTTGTGCCCAGCAACAAGGGCTGTGCCTATTTTAggatgattttggttttggtttttttggggttttttgtcccCTCCTTCCTGGTGTGGGACATTTCTGGAcccagtgcaggcagtgggaaTTTTATGGCAGGGAAAGTTCAGATCAGTTCTTGGCAATGCCCAAATAGatccttatttatttactggTACTTTTATTGTTATGAGTTCTCAATTTTTGCTGGTTCTGTCTCAGTGAAAGGCCCTGGTCTGCAGGGAGTGCCAGGTCCCAGAAAACCTTGCTCTGTGCAAAGGTGTCATCCTGGCAGGGGGGGACATGGTAACAGCAGAGGAGTGAGCCCATTACTGAGCACCCCCAGTGAAGAAAAGGCTGAGGGGGGACCTTGTCACTCTCTACAAttacctgacaggaggatggagccaggaggtggctggtctctgctcccaaggaacaagaggtaacggcctaaagctgtgccagggaaagTTTAGACCGggtattaggaacaatttctccccgaaagggtggtcaggcatcagaacaggctgcccagggcagtggtggagtcaccaccCCTGGAAGGGTTCACAAAtcgtgtagacaaggccctcagtgacatgggttagtggtggccttggcagtgctgggaaatggctgggcttgatgatcttaaaggtcttttccaagctggttgattctgtgattctatgatcctgcCCCGGGGCACTGGAGGGGGGCACTGGTCTGACCAGTGGGTGTTTCtctcccaccagcccctccaCTTGGACCGCTGTCTTCAATGCCATGCCCACCATCTGCTTTGGGTTCCAGGTAAGGCCACAAGCCTGGTGCTCCCCTTCCACCCTGTGGCCGCCTGGGTGAGGGATTCACCACGACAAACCTGGGGGATCACAAGTGGGATCCTGCGTGGCTCCCCATGACTCTGGCTAAGCCTATGTCCCTGCGCTCTCTCCGTGTCCCCGGCAGTGCCACGTGAGCAGTGTGCCCGTCTTTAACAGCATGAAGCAGCCGGAGGTAAAGACCTGGGGGGCAGTGGTGACAGCAGCCATGGTGATTGCCCTCTTCGTCTACACGGGCACTGGTAAGCAAGGAGGCGCGCTGTGAGTGTGTCCTCGGAGGGGCTGTGACCTTCTGGAGGGcagggagattgagatgagctcttaggcagaagttcttccctgtgagggtgctgaggccctggcacaggttgcccagagaagttgtggctgccccatccctggcagcgttcaaggtcaggttggatggggcttggagcaacctcctctagcagaaggtgtccctgcccacagcagggggctggaactggatgagcgttaagctctcttccaacccaaaccagtctgggattctatgacccTTTGGTCTGCAGAGGgacaaagcagaaatggagGGGAGTCCACCTACTTCCCCCTGCAATATGCCCTGTTCCATATTCATCCAAGTCTGGTCCCTCGAACATACATGCAGGAGGCTTGTCCCCGTCCCTGCTGACTGCTCTGTTACCATCAGGTGTCTGTGGCTTCCTGACCTTTGGAGCCAGCGTGGAGCAGGATGTCTTGATGTCCTACCCATCCAACGACATCCCTGTTGCCCTCGCCCGGGCCTTCATCATCCTCTGTGTGCTGACGTCCTACCCCATCCTGCACTTCTGCGGCCGGTGAGTGCCGGGAGAAGGAAAGCGGCTGGTGTGGGCAGGAGGGGCAGCATGGAgaactcccctgccatgggtcTCCACAGGGCTGTCTTGGAGGGTCTCTGGCTCCGCTACACCGGGGTGACGGTTGAGGAAGACGTGGTTCGGGAACGGAGGAGGCGCCTGCTTCAGACCATCAGCTGGTTCCTCTTGACACTCCTCTTGGCTCTCTTCATCCCCGACATTGGCAAAGTCATCTCTGTCATTGGGGGCTTGGCTGCCTGCTTCATTTTCGTCTTCCCAGGTAGGGCATCCCAGGATGCTGTGGCGCCAGCAGAGGTCTCTTGGCCTTGTGTCttgaggagggagggagcaggagggagacaCAGGAACCAGGAAGTCTTTAGAGAAAGACAAAACTGTGGTGTCAGGTCAGTTGGCAGCCCAAATATTTTGACTGAAGTCTCTGCTCTGTAATGGAGAGTGTGGCTCTCTGGCTTATCGGGTGCCTGCTCAGTCCTCACCTGGGTCTGATTTGACTCCCTTGCCTTTCAGGGCTCTGCCTGATTGAAGCCAAGCTCTCTGAGATCCAAGAAACCAGGGCAATCAGGTAAACAAAACATGTTTCCCCTCTTCCTGCTTGGATATTGGGTGAAGGTCCCCTCTAAACAAGGCCTGTCCTCCTGTGTCCACAGCTGGTGGGCCCAGGTCAGCTATGGGGTGTTCATGGTCACTCTCGGAGCCTTCATCTTCGGACAGACCACTGCCAATGCCATCTTTGTGGATCTCAGAGCCTGACTCCTCCTCCAGGTTGAACCACACTGCTGCTACTGAGGGGATGCAGATTTCCCCTAGGACCAAAGGGaaattggaagaaaacaggTTGGCATGTTGGGAAAATCCAAGAGGAACGTTATAATCTGGGGTTTGGCTGAGAGAGCCCTGTGGTGGTTTGCATGTCGTCGTCTTAACACACCAGGCTGTCAGACTCCTCCTCTCAGTCCTGACTCCCTGGTGAAGCCAGAGCATCGCTACAAGGAGACCTGTAGTCCAGGTCAAGCCTTTCTGCCCTTCCAGGGCAGGCATCACTACCTTAGACATCACTAAGGGGTCATGGTTTGGGTTTGCCAAGGCATGCTGCTCTCCTCCGTGTATCTTGTGCTGGTGAAGCTCCTCTCCACAGCTTCAACTCCTTCTCCCAACACTGGAGGGAGACTGTGTGTCTTGCATAAAGGGAACTAGTAACCATGTTTGTCAGACAGGGCATCACCTCTGTAGTCCTCTCGTGTGTCAGTGCTTGGtttgagctctgctttcctgtggcCACCTTGCCCGTCTCCTGCCCTTACTCTTACATCTCCCTCCGCGTGGGCTGCACTTTCTGTTATGAAGTGGGATGTTGCCTTCAGCCTGAATCTTTCTGAGAGGAtcaggacaatcccaggcacaacaGTGCAATGTTCTCCTTGACAGGGGTTGCTCAGTTGCTGGAGAAGGTGCTGTTGCTGTATGGACCTACTAAAGACACTATGAAAGAGCAAAAGCTCTTCACTAGATTTCCAATCCTGTTCTTCCAGGAGGTGTCCACAGAATGGAACTGGGCCATGTGTAGGTTTTAAGGGATGCTTTGGGGATAAAGCAGTCAGTATTGATCCATTTTATATTGTTCCCTTGGTGGTTTACACTCTCTGTGGCTGGTGTTGCTTTGGGCTGTCCCTCTGTTGCCTGTCTGGATGATagtttcacttctgcttttggtAAGTTGAGCAGTTCCTCCAGCTGAAGATTCGTCTGGGGGAGTTAAACCTCAACGGCAAAccattattttcagtctttaagTTTCCTTATTCCTTGTTTGGCTTCTAAAACCCTGGGAGACGGAGGAATTCCTGTGTATCTATTGCTGCATCTGTGATGAGGGCCCAGCCCAGCTTTGTGCAAAACCTGGCTTGGCCCCTCcttggagaaggaggaagaaaagcccCAAGCACAGCATGAATGTTTGAGGGACACTGTGAAGGCTGTGAGCTTCTTGTCacccaacatccccaagtccttctcctcagggctgctctcagtccagtCTCCCTCAGCATATGTTTGTGCTTGGAACTGCCCTGactcaggtgcaggaccttgcacttggccttgttgaactccatgaggtttccactgtcccacctctccagcctgacCAGATCCCTCTGAATGGCAAAATAAGAGGGTGTCTACCCCACCTGCAGACCATTCCTTCTGCTCATGAGGAGCAGAGCACCACCTCCCATAGAGTCCAGCAGCAGATGCCAACGCAGAGGTGCCTTCCAGTGCCCATCCTCTATCAAGATGGAGTGGTGTTTGTTACCCGGTGGGTTCTGTGGCTCTGGCTTTCAGTCCCATGGCTGAAGAGGAAGCAGACGTGGAGTCCCACAACTTTGGTTGTCACCCCGGGAGCCACTGGGCTCCTCGGTCCCCCTGAGGGGTCTGTGTGTCTGAGGGCAGGGGGGTACAGAGGTGCTGTGGCTGTTTCTCTGCTTGCCTTACCGCTCCCCTCACTGTTTACAAACaatggcatttttaaatgtattttatacgTGCAGAAAGTGGAGGAACCTCGTCTCAATAAATATGACGTTGTGATGCACCAGATGGGCACGAGGTGGCTTCTGTGGGGATGAGGAAGGGagatacagaatcacagaatcctggcct
It contains:
- the SLC38A7 gene encoding putative sodium-coupled neutral amino acid transporter 7, with amino-acid sequence MAQGTGSINSGYKDWEWSSSAGERARLLQSPSVETVPKSGESQGNGLGATSALGAVFIVVNAALGAGLLNFPAAFSMAGGVAAGITLQMCMLIFIIGGLVILAYCSQASNERTYQEVVWAVCGRVPGVLCEVAIAIYTFGTCIAFLIIIGDQEDKIIAALVTEPEEAESSRWYMDRKFTISITAFLLILPLSIPKEIGFQKYASSLSVIGTWYVTAVIIIKYIWPDKELVPVEIPTSPSTWTAVFNAMPTICFGFQCHVSSVPVFNSMKQPEVKTWGAVVTAAMVIALFVYTGTGVCGFLTFGASVEQDVLMSYPSNDIPVALARAFIILCVLTSYPILHFCGRAVLEGLWLRYTGVTVEEDVVRERRRRLLQTISWFLLTLLLALFIPDIGKVISVIGGLAACFIFVFPGLCLIEAKLSEIQETRAISWWAQVSYGVFMVTLGAFIFGQTTANAIFVDLRA